The Bordetella sp. FB-8 genome includes a window with the following:
- the rodA gene encoding rod shape-determining protein RodA: MKRLAQLLRHVITALDWPLMFILLLCAALGLTVMYSAASGTADGHFMGQARNFLVALAAMWIVALIPPNRLMRLAVPAYALGIALLVAVHFAGVTSKGATRWLSVGFTRIQPSEMMKIAVPMTLAWYFHRHEGAVRIRDFFVAGLLLALPCGLIMMQPDLGTALLVFGAGFFVIYFAGLSFKLLIPIVLACVIGIGAVVYNESALCSPNVAWPGLHDYQKHRICTLLDPNTDPLGKGFHTIQSMIAVGSGGLYGKGYMKGTQSHLDFIPEHTTDFIYAVYSEEFGLYGGVAILVLYSLLIARGLTIAVGAATQFGRLLSGSVTMMVFLYVFVNIGMVTGILPVVGVPLPFMSYGGTALFTMGVACGILMSVRRYKIVND, encoded by the coding sequence ATGAAACGCTTGGCGCAGCTGTTGCGGCACGTCATCACGGCGCTGGACTGGCCCTTGATGTTCATCTTGCTGTTGTGCGCTGCGCTGGGCCTGACGGTGATGTATTCCGCCGCGAGTGGAACCGCGGATGGACACTTCATGGGCCAGGCGCGCAATTTCCTGGTGGCGCTGGCGGCCATGTGGATCGTGGCCCTGATCCCGCCCAATCGGCTCATGCGCCTGGCGGTGCCGGCTTACGCGCTGGGCATCGCGCTGCTCGTGGCCGTGCATTTCGCGGGGGTGACCAGCAAGGGCGCCACGCGTTGGCTGAGCGTCGGTTTCACGCGCATCCAGCCCTCGGAAATGATGAAGATCGCCGTGCCGATGACGCTGGCATGGTATTTTCATCGCCACGAGGGCGCAGTGCGCATACGCGATTTTTTCGTGGCGGGCCTATTGCTGGCGCTGCCGTGCGGCCTGATCATGATGCAGCCCGATCTGGGCACGGCTCTGCTGGTGTTCGGCGCGGGCTTTTTCGTGATCTATTTCGCCGGCCTGTCTTTCAAGTTGCTGATCCCGATTGTGCTGGCCTGCGTGATCGGCATCGGCGCGGTGGTCTACAACGAGAGCGCGCTATGCAGCCCGAATGTGGCCTGGCCGGGGCTGCATGATTACCAGAAGCACCGGATATGCACGCTGCTGGACCCCAACACCGATCCGCTGGGCAAGGGGTTTCATACGATTCAGTCGATGATCGCGGTGGGTTCCGGAGGCTTGTACGGCAAGGGTTATATGAAGGGCACGCAAAGCCACCTGGACTTCATCCCCGAGCACACGACCGACTTCATCTATGCGGTGTATTCGGAAGAATTCGGTTTGTACGGCGGCGTGGCGATCCTGGTGCTCTACAGCCTGCTGATCGCGCGCGGACTGACGATCGCAGTCGGCGCGGCGACGCAGTTCGGCCGCCTGCTGTCCGGGTCGGTGACGATGATGGTATTCCTGTACGTGTTCGTGAACATCGGCATGGTGACCGGCATATTGCCCGTGGTCGGGGTGCCGCTTCCCTTCATGAGCTACGGAGGCACGGCCTTGTTCACCATGGGCGTGGCCTGCGGCATTCTGATGAGCGTGCGTCGCTACAAGATCGTCAACGACTGA
- a CDS encoding 5'-3'-deoxyribonucleotidase, producing MIILIDQDGVLADFENAFISAWRQRHPDIAPVAFEDRKSFHLLEDYPPELHAQAQAIYTASGFIRDLPPVPGAVQAFKEMLALGMDLRICTAPLHQYENCVAEKFQWVEHHLGRAVTERIVMTRDKTLVRGDILIDDKPHIEGAVAHPSWRHIVYDAPYNRHVADRPRMVWSNWRDVLADQFYAANA from the coding sequence ATGATCATCCTGATCGACCAGGACGGCGTGCTCGCCGACTTCGAAAATGCCTTCATATCCGCCTGGCGCCAGCGCCACCCGGATATCGCGCCCGTGGCCTTCGAGGACCGCAAGTCCTTTCACTTGCTCGAGGACTATCCGCCCGAACTGCATGCCCAGGCCCAGGCGATCTACACCGCGTCGGGCTTCATCCGTGATCTGCCGCCCGTCCCGGGCGCGGTCCAGGCGTTCAAGGAAATGCTGGCGCTGGGAATGGATCTGCGCATCTGTACCGCCCCCCTGCATCAGTACGAGAACTGCGTGGCCGAGAAATTCCAGTGGGTCGAACACCACCTGGGCCGCGCGGTCACCGAACGCATCGTCATGACACGCGACAAGACTTTGGTGCGAGGCGACATCCTCATCGACGACAAGCCCCATATCGAGGGTGCCGTGGCCCATCCGTCCTGGCGCCACATTGTCTACGACGCGCCCTACAACCGCCATGTCGCCGACCGCCCGCGCATGGTCTGGTCCAACTGGCGCGATGTGCTGGCAGACCAGTTCTACGCCGCCAACGCCTAG
- a CDS encoding efflux transporter outer membrane subunit has product MTNTIRNGRTAFGRTARGRASLGRASLGYAALPLLLALAGCAVGPDYRRPPVDTPAAYKEAASTQAAMPADQAGSWQQARPAENALRGQWWKIFKDPTLDALQVQAQDANQNLKAAAARLGQSRALVRNARSDRYPELDAGFGPTRERASPASQGRPDNGAATYSSLWRAQASVSYEVDLFGRVASSVNAATADAQQSAALYRSVLLALQADVAQGYFRVRELDAEQQIYRRTVELRGKTMALIRHRYDAGDVGELDLDRARTDLESARAEQVGIARDRAVAEHALAVLLGKTPAEFSLPAQPIARIAIDIPAGMPSSLLERRPDIAAAERAMAAANARIGVAKAAFFPSLMLTGAGGLESSALGDLFNWSSRTFLLGPLVGTALSLPIFDGGRRQANLDRARAVYEEDVADYRQTVLTAFREVEDNLAGLRLLHGQTAAQDAALRAATRAAQLSQMQYREGAVSYLDVLEADRTALQQQRASAQLDGDRARTVVNLIRALGGGWGLAAPRIAAE; this is encoded by the coding sequence ATGACAAACACGATACGAAACGGCAGGACCGCGTTCGGTCGAACCGCGCGAGGCCGAGCCTCGCTAGGCCGGGCCTCGCTAGGCTATGCGGCACTACCCCTGCTGCTGGCGCTGGCCGGCTGTGCGGTGGGTCCCGACTACCGCCGCCCGCCCGTCGACACGCCGGCCGCCTACAAAGAAGCGGCGTCCACGCAGGCTGCGATGCCGGCCGACCAGGCCGGAAGCTGGCAGCAGGCCAGGCCCGCCGAAAACGCACTGCGCGGACAGTGGTGGAAGATATTCAAGGACCCCACGCTCGATGCGCTGCAAGTGCAGGCCCAGGACGCCAACCAGAATCTGAAGGCCGCCGCCGCGCGTTTGGGTCAGTCCCGCGCCCTGGTGCGCAATGCCAGGTCCGACCGCTACCCGGAGCTGGACGCCGGTTTCGGCCCCACGCGCGAGCGCGCCTCGCCCGCCTCGCAGGGCCGCCCGGACAACGGGGCAGCCACCTACAGCTCGCTGTGGCGGGCCCAGGCCTCGGTATCCTATGAAGTCGACCTGTTCGGCCGCGTCGCCTCCTCGGTGAATGCCGCCACGGCCGACGCCCAGCAAAGCGCCGCACTGTACCGCTCGGTGCTGCTGGCCTTGCAGGCCGATGTGGCGCAAGGCTACTTCCGGGTCCGCGAACTCGACGCCGAACAGCAGATCTATCGCCGCACGGTCGAGCTGCGCGGCAAGACGATGGCGCTGATCCGGCATCGCTACGACGCCGGCGACGTGGGCGAACTGGACCTGGACCGCGCGCGCACCGACCTGGAATCGGCGCGCGCCGAACAAGTGGGCATCGCCCGCGACCGGGCCGTGGCCGAACACGCCCTGGCCGTGCTGCTGGGCAAGACGCCGGCCGAGTTCAGCCTGCCGGCCCAGCCCATCGCCCGCATCGCAATCGACATTCCCGCCGGTATGCCTTCCAGCCTGCTGGAACGCCGCCCCGATATTGCGGCCGCCGAACGCGCAATGGCCGCCGCCAATGCACGCATCGGCGTGGCCAAGGCCGCCTTCTTTCCCAGCCTGATGCTGACCGGCGCGGGAGGCTTGGAGTCCTCGGCTCTGGGCGACCTGTTCAATTGGTCCAGCCGCACTTTCCTGCTCGGTCCGCTGGTGGGCACGGCCCTGTCGCTGCCCATCTTCGACGGGGGCCGGCGCCAGGCCAACCTGGATCGCGCCCGCGCCGTGTACGAAGAGGACGTGGCCGACTACCGGCAGACCGTGCTGACGGCTTTCCGCGAAGTCGAGGACAATCTGGCCGGCCTGCGCCTGCTGCACGGCCAGACTGCCGCGCAGGATGCCGCGCTGCGGGCCGCGACCCGGGCGGCCCAGCTGTCGCAGATGCAGTACCGCGAGGGTGCGGTGAGCTATCTGGACGTGCTCGAGGCCGACCGCACCGCGCTGCAGCAGCAGCGCGCCTCGGCCCAGCTCGACGGCGACCGGGCACGCACCGTGGTGAACCTGATCCGCGCGCTGGGCGGCGGCTGGGGCCTGGCCGCGCCGCGCATCGCGGCCGAATAA